In Aegilops tauschii subsp. strangulata cultivar AL8/78 chromosome 3, Aet v6.0, whole genome shotgun sequence, one genomic interval encodes:
- the LOC141042854 gene encoding uncharacterized protein, giving the protein MAQFPNQNVHQQPAPITLPEFVRLNLSIFRNSTNPMDADDWLRDIMFEMESGNVAPASYVTFATFHLKGPAAQWWESHRGMLPAETVTTWQEFQSAFRARHIPQGLMDQKKKEFRKLSQDTMTVDEYQRNFLDLSRYAADDVCTDARKQEKFREGLCPDIKLALVAHDCADFVTLVSQAFRTETGLTEY; this is encoded by the coding sequence ATGGCCCAGTTTCCAAACCAGAATGTTCATCAACAACCTGCCCCAATAACACTGCCAGAATTTGTGCGCCTCAACCTGTCCATTTTCCGCAACTCCACCAATCCTATGGACgctgatgattggcttcgtgacatcatGTTTGAGATGGAGTCAGGTAATGTTGCACCTGCCAGTTACGTCACCTTTGCGACATTCCACTTGAAGGGTCCAGCTGCTCAATGGTGGGAAAGCCACAGGGGTATGCTGCCTGCAGAGACTGTAACCACTTGGCAGGAATTTCAGTCAGCTTTCCGTGCACGACACATTCCTCAAGGTCTGATGGACCAGAAGAAGAAGGAGTTCCGCAAACTCTCACAGGACACAATGACTGTGGATGAATATCAGAGGAACTTCCTTGATTTATCTCGCTATGCAGCGGACGACGTCTGCACTGATGCCCGCAAGCAGGAGAAATTTCGTGAAGGACTGTGTCCCGATATAAAGCTCGCACTTGTTGCTCATGATTGTGCAGACTTTGTGACACTTGTTAGCCAAGCTTTCCGAACTGAAACTGGCCTGACTGAGTACTAG